The Psychromonas sp. MME1 genome window below encodes:
- a CDS encoding phosphoribosyltransferase family protein codes for MSDKVFITAQQLLEDSFRLAAQVYESGFRPQFIVGIWRGGAPIGIAVQEYFDYKKVETDHIAVRTSSYYGIGKQSKTIKVHGLHYIIENANADDGLLIVDDVFDSGRSVVALTEKLNELMRLNMPKDVRIATPYYKPKNKAVSIVPDYYIHESEEWLVFPHEVTGLSIDEIKNGKSDFANIKELFEE; via the coding sequence ATGTCTGACAAAGTATTTATCACTGCTCAGCAACTACTAGAAGACTCATTTCGTCTTGCCGCACAAGTTTACGAAAGCGGCTTCCGCCCACAATTTATTGTTGGAATTTGGCGTGGAGGCGCACCTATAGGCATCGCTGTCCAAGAATACTTTGATTATAAAAAAGTTGAAACAGACCACATTGCAGTACGAACTTCTTCATACTATGGAATTGGTAAACAGAGCAAAACAATTAAAGTACATGGTTTACACTACATAATAGAAAATGCTAATGCGGATGATGGTTTACTAATCGTTGATGATGTATTTGATTCTGGTCGCAGTGTCGTTGCTCTTACAGAAAAACTCAATGAACTTATGCGCTTAAATATGCCAAAAGATGTACGCATCGCAACGCCATATTACAAACCCAAGAATAAAGCAGTATCAATCGTACCTGATTACTATATCCATGAATCAGAAGAGTGGTTAGTGTTTCCACATGAAGTAACGGGCTTATCGATTGATGAGATCAAAAATGGTAAAAGTGATTTTGCAAATATCAAAGAGCTTTTCGAAGAATAG
- a CDS encoding SoxR reducing system RseC family protein: MVKETARIIAVEEHQTGKVAILECVSKSACSACSNKSSCGVGAVSKAFTDKTHRFTVPYASGMKIDEYIDLEINGRDLISSAIYVYLLPIVCFIAAALIAQFFFPTDEGKVILSAFLSAATVFMVIKLVSPFIFTEKKMNNVIEAKIKQGD; the protein is encoded by the coding sequence ATGGTTAAAGAAACAGCTCGAATAATTGCAGTTGAAGAGCATCAAACAGGTAAAGTGGCCATTTTAGAGTGTGTATCTAAATCAGCCTGCTCGGCTTGTAGCAACAAAAGCAGTTGTGGGGTCGGGGCAGTTTCAAAAGCATTTACAGATAAAACGCACCGATTTACAGTGCCATATGCAAGCGGCATGAAAATTGATGAATATATTGATTTAGAAATAAATGGACGTGATTTAATAAGTAGTGCCATTTATGTTTATTTATTACCAATCGTATGCTTCATTGCAGCAGCATTGATCGCACAATTTTTTTTCCCTACGGATGAAGGAAAGGTGATACTAAGTGCATTTTTAAGTGCAGCCACTGTTTTTATGGTTATCAAACTAGTATCTCCATTTATTTTTACAGAGAAAAAAATGAATAACGTAATAGAAGCAAAAATAAAGCAAGGTGATTAA
- a CDS encoding 2-hydroxyacid dehydrogenase has product MKIAMFSSRSYDINSFNLHIEQTDAEIKYFDTQLNIHTCQLASGYDAVCAFVNDDLSAPVLTALAEIGVKLILMRCAGFNNVDLDTAKNLQQTVMRVPAYSPEAVAEHAIALMLTLNRRTHKAYQRTRDANFSLEGLVGFNMHGKTVGVIGTGKIGIATMNILKGFGCKILAFDPYPSEQAIALGAEYVTAETLFKESDIITLHCPLTEQNHHILCSKSFAQMKDGVMIINTSRGALLNAEEAILALKSGRIGSLGLDVYEEEDRLFFGDHSDEIIGDDTFRRLSACHNVIFTGHQAFLTHEALASIAQTTLNNLESYKVGKDNGNKVN; this is encoded by the coding sequence ATGAAAATAGCCATGTTCAGTTCACGCAGTTATGACATCAACTCATTTAACCTACATATAGAACAGACTGATGCAGAGATAAAATATTTCGATACCCAACTCAATATCCACACCTGTCAACTTGCCTCTGGTTATGACGCCGTTTGTGCTTTTGTTAATGATGATTTATCCGCTCCCGTACTAACAGCACTAGCAGAGATCGGTGTAAAATTAATCCTGATGCGTTGTGCAGGTTTTAATAATGTCGACCTTGATACCGCCAAAAATTTGCAACAAACAGTGATGCGTGTTCCCGCATACTCACCGGAAGCTGTTGCAGAACATGCTATCGCATTAATGTTAACGCTTAATCGCAGAACTCATAAAGCTTACCAACGTACCCGCGATGCAAATTTTTCCTTAGAAGGTTTAGTTGGCTTCAATATGCATGGCAAGACAGTTGGCGTTATTGGTACGGGTAAAATCGGTATTGCAACCATGAATATACTAAAAGGTTTTGGTTGTAAAATACTCGCTTTTGACCCCTACCCATCAGAACAAGCTATTGCATTAGGAGCTGAGTATGTAACAGCAGAAACACTCTTTAAAGAAAGTGATATTATTACTCTACATTGCCCTCTTACTGAACAAAATCATCATATACTATGTAGTAAATCCTTTGCGCAAATGAAAGATGGTGTGATGATTATTAATACAAGTCGCGGTGCATTACTTAATGCAGAAGAGGCGATTTTGGCACTAAAAAGCGGGCGTATTGGTAGCTTAGGTTTAGACGTATACGAAGAAGAAGATAGACTCTTTTTTGGTGACCATTCCGATGAAATTATTGGCGATGATACATTTAGACGCCTATCGGCTTGTCATAACGTGATATTTACGGGGCATCAAGCATTTTTAACACATGAGGCATTGGCAAGCATTGCGCAAACAACTCTCAATAATCTAGAAAGCTATAAAGTAGGCAAAGATAATGGTAATAAAGTAAATTAA
- a CDS encoding MucB/RseB C-terminal domain-containing protein encodes MKLRRFISIYLAIFFVISHTVKADELPEVDSAKTQKEELTAIEYLQLMQKAYKEGNYEIIYVNSVNNKIEPKQLIHGVVDGQEIAYFRFLNGAMRESLQYSQKISYFEQGSPSYTLQSKHNRSVFASIANYDYEKGKNSYDYLILGKGRIAGKQAVAIRMISKDEYRYSYIVWLDVETFLPLRLDTINNANIILDQVMVVSLLTSDTVNPWLEKLSHQELPQLLELPVVAQAELSQWDLNWLPTGFDIIKSDRHKLIMHENEPVSYFMLSDGIVNVSIYISAKQINLDGKKQIVKRGATILYTYQQDDYEVNVVGEIPVVTANKLIKSISRKH; translated from the coding sequence ATGAAGTTACGGCGTTTTATTTCAATTTATCTTGCAATTTTTTTTGTTATTAGCCATACCGTGAAGGCTGATGAGTTGCCAGAGGTCGATAGTGCGAAAACTCAAAAAGAAGAGCTAACGGCTATAGAGTATTTGCAACTCATGCAAAAAGCATATAAAGAGGGCAATTATGAAATTATCTATGTTAATAGTGTAAATAATAAAATTGAACCTAAGCAGCTTATACATGGTGTGGTTGATGGACAAGAAATTGCGTATTTTCGTTTTTTAAATGGTGCAATGAGGGAGTCCTTACAATATTCACAAAAAATAAGTTATTTCGAACAGGGTTCCCCATCATACACGTTACAATCGAAGCATAATCGTAGTGTATTTGCTAGTATTGCCAATTATGATTATGAAAAAGGCAAAAATAGTTATGATTATCTGATATTAGGCAAAGGAAGAATTGCAGGTAAACAAGCCGTTGCTATTCGTATGATTAGCAAAGATGAATACAGATATAGCTATATAGTCTGGTTAGATGTTGAGACATTTTTACCATTACGTTTAGATACAATCAATAACGCGAATATAATATTAGATCAAGTAATGGTTGTTTCGTTGTTAACATCAGATACAGTGAATCCCTGGTTAGAAAAATTAAGTCATCAGGAATTACCACAATTATTGGAATTACCAGTGGTAGCACAAGCAGAGCTATCTCAATGGGATTTAAATTGGCTCCCAACTGGTTTTGATATCATTAAAAGCGATCGACATAAACTCATTATGCATGAAAATGAGCCTGTATCGTATTTTATGCTAAGTGATGGAATAGTTAATGTTTCTATTTATATATCAGCTAAGCAAATCAATTTAGATGGTAAAAAACAAATAGTTAAACGTGGAGCTACTATTTTATATACCTATCAACAAGATGATTATGAAGTAAATGTAGTTGGAGAAATTCCAGTGGTAACTGCAAATAAACTCATTAAGTCAATTTCAAGGAAGCATTGA